One part of the Ailuropoda melanoleuca isolate Jingjing chromosome 6, ASM200744v2, whole genome shotgun sequence genome encodes these proteins:
- the LOC100477293 gene encoding annexin A8 translates to MAWWKAWMEQEGVTVKGGPHFNPDPDAETLYKAMKGIGTNEQAVIDVLTKRTNAQRQQIAKSFKAQFGKDLTETLQSELSGKFERLIVALMYPPYRYEAKELHDAMQGLGTKEGVIIEILASRTKNQLREIMKAYEEDYGSSLEEDIQADTSGYLERILVCLLQGSRDDVSGFVDPGQAIQDAQDLFAAGEKIHGTDEMKFITILCTRSATHLMRVFEEYEKIASKSIEDSIKSETHGSLEEAMLTVVKCTRNLHSYFAERLYYALKGAGTRDGTLIRNIVSRSEIDLNLIKGQFSKMYGKTLSSMIAGDTSGDYKNALLNLVGSES, encoded by the exons ATGGCCTGGTGGAAAGCCTGG ATGGAACAGGAGGGCGTTACGGTGAAGGGCGGCCCCCACTTTAACCCGGACCCCGACGCGGAGACCCTCTACAAAGCCATGAAGGGGATCG GGACCAACGAGCAGGCCGTCATCGATGTGCTCACGAAGAGGACCAACGCCCAGCGGCAGCAAATCGCCAAGTCCTTCAAGGCACAGTTCGGCAAG GATCTCACCGAGACCTTGCAGTCAGAGCTGAGTGGCAAGTTCGAGAGGCTCATCGTGGCCCTCATGTACCCACCATACAGATACGAAGCCAAGGAGCTGCACGATGCCATGCAG GGCTTGGGGACCAAAGAGGGTGTCATCATTGAAATCCTGGCTTCTCGGACCAAGAACCAGCTGCGGGAGATAATGAAGGCCTATGAGGAGG ACTACGGGTCCAGCCTGGAGGAAGATATCCAAGCAGACACCAGTGGCTACCTGGAGAGGATCCTGGTGTGCCTCTTACAG GGCAGCAGGGATGATGTGAGTGGCTTTGTGGACCCAGGACAGGCCATCCAAGATGCACAG GATCTGTTCGCAGCGGGCGAGAAGATTCACGGGACCGACGAGATGAAATTCATCACCATCCTGTGCACACGCAGTGCCACGCACCTGATGAGAG TGTTTGAGGAATATGAGAAAATCGCTAGCAAGAGCATTGAGGACAGCATCAAGAGCGAGACCCatggctccctggaggaggcgaTGCTCACAGTGG TGAAATGCACCCGGAACCTGCACAGCTACTTCGCAGAGCGACTGTACTACGCCTTGAAG GGAGCAGGGACGCGCGATGGGACCCTGATAAGAAACATCGTTTCGAGGAGCGAGATTGACTTAAATCTTATCAAGGGTCAGTTCTCGAAGATGTACGGCAAGACCCTCAGCAGCATGATCGCA GGAGACACCAGTGGCGACTACAAGAACGCCCTGCTGAACCTGGTGGGCAGCGAGTCCTGA
- the LOC105235927 gene encoding anthrax toxin receptor-like — protein sequence MTCPGVTIDSPDQEVFVEVSLNNGLSFISNGANITSKNCVNARNAPEAPQTPVPDTPIPPVVPPPPPSKTYMPDISPLFLALLLAALILIPLLVWCIWRYCFKRTVKEPPQVRVIQREPVGKCIQTCPTMIIPCGCQEGRIRQIESRKVVRSVAELL from the exons ATGACGTGCCCAGGAGTAACGATAGATAGTCCAGATCA GGAGGTCTTCGTTGAAGTTAGCCTGAATAATGGCCTCAGCTTCATCAGCAACGGTGCTAACATCACCAGCAAGAACTGTGTGAATGCCAGG AATGCACCGGAAGCACCTCAAACTCCCGTTCCAGATACTCCTATACCACCAGTCgtgcctcccccaccacccagcaaGACATATATGCCAGATATcagccctctcttcctggctctgctgctcgCAGCCCTGATATTAATCCCGCTTCTTGTGTGGTGCATCTGGCGATATTGCTTCAAAAGG ACTGTCAAGGAGCCACCACAAGTGCGCGTTATACAAAGG GAGCCAGTGGGAAAATGTATACAGACATGCCCAACAATGATTATCCCCTGTGGGTGCCAAGAAGGCCGGATAAGACAAATAGAG AGCCGTAAGGTGGTGCGCTCCGTCGCTGAGCTGCTGTGA